A window from Microbacterium ginsengiterrae encodes these proteins:
- a CDS encoding ABC transporter permease, whose translation MNLFAEALAWLFSPERLEGQYALPVLLGQHLFFTVISVLIAAVIAVPIGWLIGHTGRGREIAVAVSGAARAVPSFGLLVLLVLLMGVLHIPEAATFTFVLLAIPSLLAGAYTGLEAIDRRIIDAARATGMTQWQVFWKVEVPLGLPLLIGGLRSATLQVIATVTIAAYVNLGGLGWPIIQGIPLRRFDQVLGGAILVAVLALVADLLLALAQRAAVPAGIRVSQPGAVSPRAARRAVAATTTTASA comes from the coding sequence ATGAACCTGTTCGCCGAGGCGCTCGCCTGGTTGTTCTCGCCGGAACGGCTGGAGGGTCAGTACGCGCTGCCTGTGCTGCTCGGTCAGCACCTGTTCTTCACCGTGATCTCCGTCCTCATCGCCGCCGTCATCGCCGTGCCCATCGGGTGGCTGATCGGGCACACCGGCCGCGGACGCGAGATCGCCGTCGCCGTCTCCGGTGCCGCCCGCGCGGTGCCGTCGTTCGGACTCCTCGTGCTGCTCGTGCTGCTGATGGGGGTGCTGCACATCCCCGAGGCGGCGACCTTCACGTTCGTCCTCCTCGCCATCCCGTCACTGCTGGCCGGCGCTTACACCGGGCTCGAGGCGATCGACCGGCGCATCATCGACGCGGCCCGCGCGACGGGCATGACGCAGTGGCAGGTGTTCTGGAAGGTCGAGGTACCCCTCGGTCTTCCGCTCCTCATCGGCGGCCTTCGCTCGGCGACGCTGCAGGTGATCGCGACGGTCACGATCGCCGCCTACGTCAACCTCGGGGGGCTCGGTTGGCCGATCATCCAGGGAATCCCGCTGCGCCGCTTCGACCAGGTGCTCGGCGGGGCGATCCTCGTCGCCGTCCTCGCACTCGTCGCCGATCTGCTGCTCGCCCTCGCCCAGCGCGCCGCAGTGCCCGCCGGCATCCGCGTCTCCCAGCCGGGCGCCGTCTCGCCTAGAGCGGCGCGCCGTGCGGTCGCCGCCACCACGACCACAGCATCCGCCTGA
- a CDS encoding ABC transporter substrate-binding protein, translating to MFTPRRSRLAVAAGVALTAAVVLAGCASSNPLDAPTDDSSGDVGSDTIVIGSQAYYSNEIIAEIYAQALEDAGFTVEREFNIGQRDAYMPDVESGAISLFPEYTGNLLQYFDDTADVTSPEDVYSALQDALPDGLTALDYAEASDQDTYTVTQEFADANDLTTIADLANVDGTVTLGGAPELEQRPYGPNGAKEVYGLDLAFSATGDTTFESLLAGEIQIADIYSADPRFQTEDIVALEDPESLILASNVVPIASSDVADEIADVINAVSAELGVDDLVALGVQSTEDQMSSKDIAAQWLKDKGLI from the coding sequence ATGTTCACCCCACGCAGATCACGTCTTGCCGTCGCCGCCGGTGTCGCGCTGACGGCAGCGGTCGTCCTCGCCGGTTGCGCCAGCAGCAACCCGCTGGACGCGCCGACCGACGACTCCTCCGGCGACGTCGGTTCCGACACGATCGTCATCGGCTCGCAGGCCTACTACTCGAACGAGATCATCGCCGAGATCTACGCACAGGCGCTGGAGGACGCCGGGTTCACCGTCGAGCGCGAGTTCAACATCGGTCAGCGCGACGCGTACATGCCCGATGTCGAGTCCGGTGCGATCAGCCTCTTCCCGGAGTACACCGGCAACCTGCTGCAGTACTTCGACGACACGGCCGACGTGACGAGCCCCGAAGACGTGTACTCCGCGCTGCAGGACGCCCTCCCCGACGGGCTCACTGCGCTCGACTACGCGGAGGCCAGCGATCAGGACACCTACACGGTGACCCAGGAGTTCGCCGACGCGAACGACCTCACCACGATCGCCGACCTCGCGAACGTCGACGGCACGGTCACCCTCGGCGGGGCGCCGGAGCTCGAGCAGCGCCCGTACGGCCCGAACGGAGCGAAGGAGGTCTACGGGCTCGACCTGGCATTCTCGGCCACGGGCGACACCACCTTCGAGTCGCTGCTCGCCGGCGAGATCCAGATCGCCGACATCTACTCGGCCGACCCGCGCTTCCAGACCGAGGACATCGTCGCGCTCGAGGACCCCGAGAGTCTCATCCTCGCCTCGAACGTCGTGCCGATCGCCTCCAGTGACGTCGCGGACGAAATCGCCGACGTGATCAACGCCGTCAGTGCAGAGCTCGGCGTCGACGACCTCGTCGCCCTGGGCGTCCAGAGCACGGAGGACCAGATGTCGTCGAAGGACATCGCCGCGCAGTGGCTCAAGGACAAGGGCCTGATCTGA
- a CDS encoding AI-2E family transporter — protein MSMDQPEASENPRTPSDQRVDADDSTPTRASRAKSETTVTHKTKTKRISKANTVEPPLEAVTPKPVIEPEPSSRSIWTRIERPFVFGFLVTLGALSAILLGLALSNLSTVIIYIALALFAALGLDPAVRFLGRRGIGRGWSVLIVLFGLIAVLALVLWTIIPVVVEQITMFVKSVPDLIRDFMSSDIYKTLEAQFGDQFQDLVDDVQKFLTDPGNIATIGGGALQVGAGIASAISGIVIVLVLVIYFVATLPTIKKSLLRLVPARDRANTAIITEQITDSVGGYVMGMVTLAFINALVVLTLYTVMGLPFPLLLAVVAFLITLIPLVGSLIFWVIGTGIALFVDPLFALIFAVVYLVYMQIESYFLTPRVMNKAISIPGSLVVIGALVGGTLLGLLGALVAVPVTASILIIINQVWVPRQDSRI, from the coding sequence ATGAGCATGGATCAGCCCGAGGCATCCGAGAATCCCCGCACCCCGAGCGATCAACGAGTGGACGCCGACGACTCCACCCCGACGCGCGCCTCTCGTGCGAAGTCCGAGACGACGGTGACGCACAAGACGAAGACGAAGCGGATCTCGAAGGCGAACACCGTCGAGCCTCCCCTCGAAGCGGTGACCCCGAAGCCGGTGATCGAACCCGAGCCCTCGTCGCGCTCCATCTGGACGCGCATCGAGCGCCCGTTCGTGTTCGGCTTCCTCGTCACCCTCGGGGCGCTGTCCGCGATCCTGCTCGGACTCGCCCTGTCGAACCTGTCGACGGTGATCATCTACATCGCGCTGGCACTGTTCGCGGCGCTCGGTCTCGACCCCGCGGTGCGGTTCCTCGGTCGACGGGGGATCGGACGGGGCTGGAGCGTGCTCATCGTCCTGTTCGGCCTCATCGCCGTGCTCGCCCTCGTGCTGTGGACCATCATCCCCGTCGTGGTCGAGCAGATCACGATGTTCGTCAAGAGCGTGCCGGATCTCATCCGCGACTTCATGTCGAGCGACATCTACAAGACGCTCGAGGCGCAGTTCGGCGACCAGTTCCAGGACCTCGTCGACGACGTGCAGAAATTCCTCACCGACCCGGGCAACATCGCCACGATCGGCGGCGGCGCCCTCCAGGTCGGTGCGGGCATCGCCAGCGCCATCTCCGGAATCGTCATCGTGCTCGTCCTCGTCATCTACTTCGTCGCGACGCTGCCCACGATCAAGAAGTCGCTGCTGCGCCTCGTCCCGGCGCGCGACCGCGCGAACACCGCGATCATCACGGAGCAGATCACCGACTCGGTCGGCGGCTACGTCATGGGCATGGTGACGCTCGCATTCATCAACGCGCTCGTCGTGCTGACCCTCTACACGGTGATGGGCCTGCCGTTCCCGCTGCTGCTCGCGGTCGTGGCCTTCCTCATCACGCTGATCCCGCTCGTCGGATCCCTCATCTTCTGGGTGATCGGAACCGGGATCGCGCTGTTCGTCGACCCGCTGTTCGCGCTGATCTTCGCCGTGGTCTACCTGGTGTACATGCAGATCGAGTCGTACTTCCTCACGCCCCGCGTGATGAACAAGGCGATCTCGATCCCCGGCTCCCTCGTCGTCATCGGCGCCCTCGTCGGCGGCACGCTGCTCGGGCTGCTCGGCGCCCTCGTCGCCGTCCCCGTCACGGCGTCCATCCTCATCATCATCAACCAGGTGTGGGTGCCCCGCCAGGACTCGCGGATCTAG
- a CDS encoding chorismate mutase, whose product MTDAEDARAELQRLRGTIDNIDAALIFMLAERFRATQQVGVLKADHAMPPSDPAREEQQVARLRALAEEAHLDPEFAEKWFNFVVAEVIRHHTETAEGR is encoded by the coding sequence ATGACAGACGCCGAGGACGCCCGCGCTGAACTGCAGCGCCTGCGCGGCACGATCGACAACATCGACGCCGCTCTGATCTTCATGCTCGCCGAGCGATTCCGGGCGACGCAGCAGGTCGGAGTCCTCAAGGCCGACCACGCCATGCCCCCGTCGGACCCCGCACGCGAGGAGCAGCAGGTGGCGCGGCTGCGGGCGCTCGCCGAGGAGGCGCACCTCGACCCCGAGTTCGCCGAGAAATGGTTCAACTTCGTCGTCGCCGAGGTCATCCGCCACCACACCGAGACCGCAGAGGGTCGCTGA